A part of Aegilops tauschii subsp. strangulata cultivar AL8/78 chromosome 2, Aet v6.0, whole genome shotgun sequence genomic DNA contains:
- the LOC141040759 gene encoding uncharacterized protein, with protein MWDFEHLSATPRGESQMVAFRDTLEICGLVDLGFVGVPFTYDNKRGGGGNVKVRLDRAVATNAWRNLFAYASVLHVPSPCSDDVAIVLKGSVDPGPDDGKQRRYELFWERDMSLPEVIKEAWEAVGVVHNMSQLGDALSKTMSDLRLWSKKFGNITRELAKSRTQLEELMNMNADLQDISRVTDKMNELLYQEEMLWLQ; from the coding sequence ATGTGGGATTTTGAGCACCTATCTGCTACACCGCGTGGAGAGTCACAAATGGTTGCTTTTCGAGATACTTTGGAGATTTGTGGCCTAGTTGACCTAGGCTTTGTTGGGGTTCCCTTCACATATGATAAcaagaggggaggaggaggcaatGTGAAGGTACGGTTGGACAGGGCAGTTGCCACTAATGCATGGAGGAACTTGTTTGCGTATGCATCGGTTTTGCATGTTCCCTCGCCATGTTCAGACGACGTGGCTATTGTCTTAAAGGGATCGGTCGATCCGGGGCCGGACGATGGGAAGCAGAGGAGGTACGAGTTGTTTTGGGAGAGAGATATGTCGCTGCCGGAGGTGATCAAAGAGGCATGGGAAGCAGTGGGGGTTGTGCATAATATGTCACAGCTGGGGGATGCGCTGTCTAAAACAATGTCAGATCTCAGGCTATGGAGCAAAAAATTTGGCAATATCACCCGGGAGTTAGCAAAATCGCGCACTCAGCTAGAGGAGTTGATGAATATGAATGCTGATCTTCAAGATATTTCAAGAGTGACTGATAAAATGAACGAGCTTTTGTACCAGGAGGAGATGCTTTGGTTGCAATGA